A stretch of the Planctomycetota bacterium genome encodes the following:
- a CDS encoding ABC-F family ATP-binding cassette domain-containing protein encodes MPILAASNLALSYGDDVILQGCALSIEPQERVAIVGANGTGKSSLLKILAGVLQPDAGEVNRQRGARIAYLAQTPEVPEGVTLREHAAEAFEELSRLHHQLEAVFEKLGDATGEAMQKLLAEQARLESRIQAAGGYAVDHRIDEVLHGLGFVDAQFTLPVAKLSGGQRARLALARALLTEPDVLLMDEPTNHLDVHGRIWLEEFLVDTFKGAVVLIAHDRSVLKRVAQRVAEVERGRVITYPGGYDAFRTLRVDRLRTQMEAWERQQTKFRQEQAFIDKYKAGQRAKQARGRESRLERARADSTIERPVELAVFEPSIPPAPRTGDVVLTASGLAMEFPRDDGSTLTLFRDLDIKISRGERWGIVGPNGAGKSTLVECLLGRREPTAGAVKHGSGLKVGYFSQSRDDMDPELTVPRYIQRTVARIADEDEGPDRPRTLSEQESRDLAGAFLFSGDRQEAPLFEMSGGEKARAALAGLLACGRNVLVLDEPTNHLDIPSAERLEAMLSPATAKKRGAFEGTLIIVSHDRALVDAVCDNLLVFDGRGGVKVFLGNWSRWLESRAPAASSTRNGAAPKKPERSASTNARTPTTNGSARPKPGKSKYSWMSVDALEERIAELEGAVAGLDRTLDDPEIWKDAVRAAGINAERDGAKAELDALESEWLNRVG; translated from the coding sequence GGCAAGTCGAGCCTGCTGAAGATCCTGGCCGGCGTGCTCCAGCCCGACGCCGGCGAGGTCAACCGCCAGCGGGGCGCACGGATCGCCTACCTCGCGCAGACCCCCGAGGTGCCCGAGGGCGTCACGCTCCGCGAGCACGCCGCCGAGGCCTTCGAGGAGCTCAGCCGGCTGCACCACCAGCTCGAGGCCGTGTTCGAGAAGCTCGGCGACGCCACCGGCGAGGCCATGCAGAAGCTGCTGGCCGAGCAAGCGCGGCTCGAGTCCCGCATCCAGGCCGCCGGTGGATACGCGGTCGACCATCGCATCGACGAGGTGCTGCACGGGCTGGGCTTCGTCGATGCGCAGTTCACGCTGCCGGTCGCCAAGCTCAGCGGCGGCCAGCGGGCCCGGCTCGCGCTCGCCCGGGCGCTGCTCACCGAGCCCGACGTGCTCCTCATGGACGAGCCCACCAACCACCTCGACGTGCACGGCCGCATCTGGCTCGAGGAGTTCCTCGTCGACACGTTCAAGGGCGCGGTGGTGCTGATCGCCCACGACCGCTCGGTGCTCAAGCGGGTGGCCCAGCGCGTCGCCGAGGTCGAGCGCGGCCGCGTGATCACCTACCCCGGCGGCTACGACGCCTTCCGCACGCTGCGGGTCGATCGGCTCCGCACGCAGATGGAGGCGTGGGAGCGGCAGCAGACCAAGTTCCGCCAGGAGCAGGCCTTCATCGACAAGTACAAGGCGGGCCAGCGGGCCAAGCAGGCGCGGGGCCGCGAGAGCCGCCTCGAACGAGCCCGCGCCGACTCGACCATCGAACGCCCCGTGGAGTTGGCGGTCTTCGAGCCCAGCATCCCGCCGGCGCCCCGGACGGGCGACGTCGTGCTGACCGCCAGCGGCCTGGCGATGGAGTTCCCGCGGGACGACGGCTCCACGCTCACGCTCTTCCGCGACCTGGACATCAAGATCTCGCGGGGCGAGCGCTGGGGCATCGTCGGCCCCAATGGCGCGGGCAAGAGCACGCTCGTCGAGTGCCTGCTGGGCCGACGCGAGCCGACGGCGGGCGCGGTCAAGCACGGTTCGGGGCTGAAGGTTGGGTACTTTTCGCAGAGCCGCGACGACATGGACCCCGAGCTGACCGTGCCCCGGTACATCCAGCGGACGGTCGCCCGCATCGCCGACGAGGACGAGGGCCCCGACAGGCCCAGGACGCTCAGCGAGCAGGAGTCGCGGGACCTCGCCGGCGCGTTCCTCTTCTCGGGCGATCGCCAGGAAGCACCGCTCTTCGAGATGTCGGGCGGCGAGAAGGCGCGGGCCGCCCTCGCGGGGCTGCTGGCGTGCGGCCGCAACGTTCTAGTGCTTGATGAGCCCACCAACCACCTGGACATCCCCAGCGCCGAGCGGCTCGAGGCGATGCTGTCGCCCGCGACGGCCAAGAAACGCGGGGCCTTCGAGGGCACCCTGATCATCGTGAGCCACGACCGGGCGCTCGTGGACGCGGTGTGCGACAACCTGCTGGTGTTCGACGGCAGGGGCGGCGTCAAGGTCTTCCTGGGCAACTGGAGCCGGTGGCTCGAGAGCCGCGCACCCGCAGCGTCGTCGACCCGCAATGGGGCCGCGCCGAAGAAGCCCGAGCGATCCGCGTCCACGAATGCACGCACGCCGACGACTAATGGCTCGGCGCGGCCGAAGCCCGGCAAGAGCAAGTACTCGTGGATGTCGGTGGACGCGCTGGAGGAACGCATCGCCGAGCTGGAGGGGGCCGTGGCGGGGCTCGATCGCACGCTGGATGACCCGGAGATCTGGAAGGACGCGGTGCGGGCGGCCGGCATCAACGCCGAGCGGGACGGTGCCAAGGCCGAGCTGGACGCACTGGAATCGGAGTGGCTGAACCGTGTCGGATAG